The nucleotide window CTTCACCGGGGTCGACACCACCGGCACCAACGGTTCCGGGGCCATCGGCGCGACAGCCAGCGCCAACGCTCCGAGCGGCGCTCCCACGGCCTCCCTGGTCACCACCCGCAACAACTCCTGGGTGTTCGGGGTCGGCAATGACTGGACTTTCAACGTAGCCCGCACGCTGGGGCCGAACCAGGCCATGGTGCACGAGTATGTCTGTCCCACCTGGGATACCTATTGGGTGCAGCGGCAAAACAGCACCACGCCGCTGGCTGGCACCACGGTCACCATCAACGATACGGCACCGACCACCGACATGTACAACCTGACCCTGGTGGAAGTCAGAACGCCGTAGTGATATGTGTGCAGGCGGGGAGGGTGCTTTCTCTCCCCGTCTCTTTTCGCAGTTTTCGGTCAAGATGCGTCAAAAGGGCCTCCCGAGCAACCAGGGAGGCCCTTTTGACGTGGTGAAGGAGTCTGTTCGCAAGCAATCAGCAGTCGGCGCTGAAAACCAGGATCGTCAGAGGATGAAATCGGTGGAGAGGAAGTTGGAGCGGCGCTCGCGGACGATTGTGCTGATCAGGGCCTTGTTCTCGGGCAAGTCCCGGGCCGCAACCAGCGTGCGGATCGAGAAGGTACGCAATGCGTCGCTGACCGAGAGGGTGCCTACGGCCGAATCCTTTCTGCCGGTAAAGGGAAAGATGTCGGGACCCCGCTGGCATTGGCTGTTGATGTTGACCCGGCAGACCTGGTTGACAAGCGGATCGATCAGGGCGGACAGCGAGGCCGGATCCTGTCCGAATACGCTGACCTGCTGGCCATAGGGAGAATCCACGATATAGCGGATCGGCGTGTCGGTGGTGCTGAAGGGAAGCACCGGCACCACCGGTCCGAACTGTTCCTCGTGGTACAGGCGCATCTGCGGGCTGACCGGGTAGACCAGCGTGGGGTGGAAAAAGCTGGCCAGGTTCGCTCCTCCCCCCTCGTTGACGATCTCTGCTCCATGCTGCAGCGCATCTGCAACCAGACCGGACAGATATTCCGGCTTTTCCGGTTCGGGCAGCGGCGTGATCTTAACGTCCGGCTCCCATGGCATGCCGCATTTCAGTTTCCCCATGGCGGCGGAGAAACGTTGCAGGAACTCGCCGGCTATCGAATCGTGTACGAAAATGATCTTGATGGCGGTGCAGCGCTGGCCGTTGAACGACAGGCTTCCGGCGATGCATTCCGACACGGCCGTTTCCAGATCTGCATCAGGCAGAATGATTGCCGGATTTTTGGCCTCCAGCCCCAGGACGACACGCAGGCGGTGCGGACGGGGATGGGCCTTCTGCAGGGCATTGACCGCCTTGCTGCTGCCGATGAAGGCCAGCGCATCCACCCTGCCCGAGGCCATCAGCGGCGGAGTGACGGTCCGGCCGGCACCGTAGAGCACATTCACCACGCCGGCAGGGAAGCAATCGCGGAAGGCTTTCAACAGGGGGGCGAACAGCAGGATACCGTGGCGGGGAGGCTTGACCACCACGGTATTGCCCATGATCAGCGCCGGAATCAGGGTCGTGAAGGTTTCGTTCAGCGGATAGTTGTACGGGCCCATGCTGAGCGTCACCCCCAGCGGTGCCCTCCTGACCTGGCCAATGATGCCCTGGGCGATGACGAAACGGGACGAGGCCCGGTCCAGTTCCTTGAGCGCATCGATCGTGTCGGCAATGTACTCCAATGTCCGGTCGAACTCCTTGCGTGACTCGGCCAGCGATTTGCCGATTTCCCACATCAGCAGGTTTACGACCGCGTCCCGCTGCTGCTTCATCCGCCAGGCAAAGTCCTGCACATGTCCGATCCTGCCCGATACCGCCAGGGTCGGCCAGTATCCCCGCCCATGGTCGAAGGCCCGCTCTGCGGCCTCCAGGGCTGCCAGAGCCTCCGGCTCCCCCATCAACGGAAAGCTGCCGATGTGCTGGCGACTTTCCTGGCCGTTCGCAACGACACAGACCGGAGAATACACCTGCTGCACCGGACCGTCCCAGCGCCGCAGCTCCCCATCGAGCAGATATTCGGTGTGGTGGAGCGGTTCGGTCATCCTGAATTCGGCGGGAATGTTTTCCGGGGAGGGGAACAGCGTGGCGAGCAGGTCGATTTCCGGCATGGGCAGCTCCTTCCTTTGGTGTCGGAGGTCCGCACCCGAACGGGTTACGATGAGACTGAATCCGTGGATTCCATGCCTCTCCCGGGTGTTTTACTCCCGGCATTTTGCAGGCATTTCACGGCATGATGTCACGGATTCAAGAAAAAGTCTAACAGCTCCAAGGCGGCAGTCAACGCGGGGAGAGGCTTCCGGAGCGGGCAGGCACCGGCTGGCGTTACGTTGCTGCGGCATCCCCGGAGGAGCAGCGGGCGTTCCAGATCTCTACGATCCTGTCCGCCACCTGTCGCGGAGTCAGGAGGTCGGTCTCGATTTCATGGTCGGCAGCCGATCGGTAGAGCGGGGTGCGGCGCGACAACACCTCTGCCACCTCTTCGGTGAAGCTTTTTCCTTCAGTCAGCGCAGGCCTCTGGTCGTCTCTCCGGATGCGTGAGACGATCGTCTCGACCGACGCCTTCAACCAGAAGATACAGGCGTTTTCCCGCAGCACCTCGATATTCTGCGGGCGCTCGATCACACCCCCGCCGGTATCGATGACGAGGTTGTCGCGTCCCCCCAGTTCCTGTGCCTCCCGGGATTCCAGGTCGCGAAAGCCTGCCCATCCGTGGCGCTCCACGATTTCCGGTATGGAAAGACCGGCCCGTTCGACGATGGCAGCGTCCATGGCAATGTACGGCATCCGCAGGCATGCTGACAGAAGCATGCCCACCCTGCTTTTTCCGGTTCCGCGGTATCCGATCAACACGAGGTTCATAGCCCGAGCCTTTCCATCACCACCCGCCGCATGACCTGGACCGGCGCATCGACGCCGGTGAACCGTTCGAACTGCAGCACCGCTTGATTAATGAACATCTCGACCCCCGAAACCACCGTGAGGCCACGCGATCTGGCATCGGCCAGCAACCGGGTTTCGAGGGGGGTATAGACGACATCGAACACCACCTGCCCCGGTCGGAACAGTCCGACCGGCACCAGGGTGGCGTCCCTCTGCGGATGCATGCCGACCGGGGTGCAGTTGATGATCACGTCGGCCTGTGCCATGGCCCGCGCCACGGAGCTGTCCGACAGCAGTTCGGATTCGATGCGTGAGCTTGTGCCGGCTTGCAGGTCCGCCGCCAGTCCGCCGAGCCGGGACTCGTTGGTGCCCAGGATCACCAATCTGTCCAGCCGGGCGGAACGGGCCAGGGTAAAGGCGATGGCGCGCGCCGACCCTCCCGCGCCCAGCATCAGGACATTGGCGCCCTCGAGAGTTACCCCCGCATCCAGCAGGGCTTTCAGAGCACCGGGACCGTCGGTGCCGAAGCCGATCAGCCTGCCGTTTTCATTGATGACGGTGTTGATAGAACCGATCGAGCGGTCCAGCTCCAGGATTTCGTCCACATGTTTCATGATCTCGATCTTGTGCGGAATGGTGACGCTCATGCCGCGGAAGTTTTCCAGGGCACGCATGCCGGCCAGGGCTGCCCCGGCATCCTCGACCCGGAAGGCCACGTAAACGAAATCCAGCCCCAGTTCGTTGAAGGCGGCGTTATGCAGGGCAGGCGAAAGGCTGTGTCCGACCGGGTTGCCGATGACGGCGCACAGGCGGGTGGCGGGGGATATGGACAGGTCCTTTTTCACATGTTCCTCCAGAGTGGATGCACACACGGCAGACGGCCGAAGCAGCCTTGTGCGGTGCCGTCACTTTATCCGACCGCCGAACGGCAGTCAACCTTGTGTCTGCGGTGGAGCCGGCCGGGCTGGATTTACCGGATGGCCGCACTGCGGCGGGAGTGATATAATTATTTAAGTTCGATGTAGTTATTATTTACGAGGAGGTGTGTCAATGAACAGGCAGGGGATCGTACTTGCGGCATTGTTGCTCGGCGCAGTGCCTGCGGTGTGCTTTGCGGCGCCCGCCGAACCGGGGGCCTATGTTTCCGGCTTCATCGGCGCGACTATTCCGAGGGATTCCGATGCATCCAGTACCGATTTCGTCACGGGTCTGAATTTTGACGACCGCGTGGAATTCGATCCTGGTATCTATATCGGCGGTACCGGCGGATACGATTTCGGTTTTCTGCGGCTGGAGGGGGAGATGTCCTACCGTCATACCGAGTTGAAGGCGGTCAGGGACAGGATCTCCGGCGTCAATTATCGCAGCGTGGACGGCAGCCTGGACATCTTTTCCATGATGGCCAACGCTTACATCGATCTGCACAACGCTACCCCGGTGACCCCCTACCTGGGAGGGGGGATCGGTTTTGCCGCGATGAATCTCAGTGACACCTCCGGCATCAATACTGTCAGTGGTGTCCGGACGAACCTGTATGGCGACGGAGATGACACCGAGTTTGCCTATCAGGCCGGAGGCGGGTTCGAGATCGCCTTGAACCGGCACTCGTCCCTTGATGTGGGGTACCGCTATTTCAGGACAAACCGGGCGAATTTCGAGTCAGACCGAGGGATCGACACCAGTTTGCGATTCGAAAGTCATAATGCCACCATCGGATTCAGGTACAGATTTTAAGCAGGGCCAGGCAGAACGATTGCCATAAAAACTTTGGCAGCCCGCCTGGCGATCAGTGATCACCGAAGGCTGTCGAAAACCTGAAAGGTCTTCGCAGCTCCACAAGGAGCGACGCAATGAGACGTTTCACAATGGCAATGATACAGGTTGCAGCGGTAATGCTCCTGCTGGTCGTGCCGGGGATGATC belongs to Geobacter sp. SVR and includes:
- a CDS encoding NADP-dependent glyceraldehyde-3-phosphate dehydrogenase; the encoded protein is MPEIDLLATLFPSPENIPAEFRMTEPLHHTEYLLDGELRRWDGPVQQVYSPVCVVANGQESRQHIGSFPLMGEPEALAALEAAERAFDHGRGYWPTLAVSGRIGHVQDFAWRMKQQRDAVVNLLMWEIGKSLAESRKEFDRTLEYIADTIDALKELDRASSRFVIAQGIIGQVRRAPLGVTLSMGPYNYPLNETFTTLIPALIMGNTVVVKPPRHGILLFAPLLKAFRDCFPAGVVNVLYGAGRTVTPPLMASGRVDALAFIGSSKAVNALQKAHPRPHRLRVVLGLEAKNPAIILPDADLETAVSECIAGSLSFNGQRCTAIKIIFVHDSIAGEFLQRFSAAMGKLKCGMPWEPDVKITPLPEPEKPEYLSGLVADALQHGAEIVNEGGGANLASFFHPTLVYPVSPQMRLYHEEQFGPVVPVLPFSTTDTPIRYIVDSPYGQQVSVFGQDPASLSALIDPLVNQVCRVNINSQCQRGPDIFPFTGRKDSAVGTLSVSDALRTFSIRTLVAARDLPENKALISTIVRERRSNFLSTDFIL
- a CDS encoding shikimate kinase yields the protein MNLVLIGYRGTGKSRVGMLLSACLRMPYIAMDAAIVERAGLSIPEIVERHGWAGFRDLESREAQELGGRDNLVIDTGGGVIERPQNIEVLRENACIFWLKASVETIVSRIRRDDQRPALTEGKSFTEEVAEVLSRRTPLYRSAADHEIETDLLTPRQVADRIVEIWNARCSSGDAAAT
- a CDS encoding shikimate dehydrogenase, which codes for MKKDLSISPATRLCAVIGNPVGHSLSPALHNAAFNELGLDFVYVAFRVEDAGAALAGMRALENFRGMSVTIPHKIEIMKHVDEILELDRSIGSINTVINENGRLIGFGTDGPGALKALLDAGVTLEGANVLMLGAGGSARAIAFTLARSARLDRLVILGTNESRLGGLAADLQAGTSSRIESELLSDSSVARAMAQADVIINCTPVGMHPQRDATLVPVGLFRPGQVVFDVVYTPLETRLLADARSRGLTVVSGVEMFINQAVLQFERFTGVDAPVQVMRRVVMERLGL
- a CDS encoding outer membrane protein, translating into MNRQGIVLAALLLGAVPAVCFAAPAEPGAYVSGFIGATIPRDSDASSTDFVTGLNFDDRVEFDPGIYIGGTGGYDFGFLRLEGEMSYRHTELKAVRDRISGVNYRSVDGSLDIFSMMANAYIDLHNATPVTPYLGGGIGFAAMNLSDTSGINTVSGVRTNLYGDGDDTEFAYQAGGGFEIALNRHSSLDVGYRYFRTNRANFESDRGIDTSLRFESHNATIGFRYRF